TCCAAGAAGACCATCGAATGGATACCTCACAACTTCAATTTTAGATATCTGCTATCAAGAGAATTAGTGTCTCAACAGATAAAATGAGAGTGAGGATGACTTGTATGAGTTTGattgttcctttttctttcccCATTTCCTTTCCTGTATAAAAATGTCAATGAATTGTATAACAAGATTGCAATGTATTTTATTACATGTGCATAATTCAATTGGGCTTGGTGAAGTTTTGATTGCAAGGAAATGGCTTTAACTGATTGATTGATGTCATTTTGGTTGAGAGTTGTCTGCTTTCTGCATCTTCTCACCAGAAATATTTACCCTATTGATTGATGTTATTAGATGTCTGCTTTCTGCATCTGTTCACGATAATGGATAGCAATGGATCCGACCCGTTAAATTCGAAATTTATTATAACAGGCGCTATAGAAATTGGGTGGTCGGATCCGATAATGGATATCAATGGATCCGACCCGTTAACACCAGGAGAGGGAAACAGGCTTATCAGACTGGCAGTGGGGCGAGCGGACTCGGCGACCCCACTCACGTCCGCATCCCACGACTCGGAGCCTCGGCAAACAAACGAACATGTGGCGGAGAGAAATGGGAGATGGAGATCGCGGGCCGTGAGGGACGCCCTCATCACCGTCTCCTCAACCCTAACCCCTCTTCCTCCACGGTTTAGACCAGAGGGAGATAGAGAGACCGATGGAGGGAGAAGAGATCGGTTTGGTGCTGGCGCGAGCATCCGAGCTCCGGTCCAAGATCATCGGTTGCATCGGTGGCAACCGGGCCGGAGGACGAGCCGCGACCCAAGgggaagagggggaggaggaggaagccgggAGCCTCGTCGGTATCCGTGACGCCCTCGACTCGTTGGAACGACATCTCGCGGCCTTGCAGGTGTGAATCTTGCGTAATAACCCTGTTGTTTATGTTGTTTAGGTTTATGGAGGTGGGTAGGATTTCTTGATTGGGCTTTTAATCGCATCTCTTCGATATTGAGGCTTATGGAAGAGTTAAAGATGGCAATTTGGGATCGCTCGAACTGCCCTTTGTTTGAGCCCATTGTTCTCGACTCATTTAGGGGGCACCGCGCTAACCCATTCTTTAGGATTGAGGACATGGATGGATTTTAGAATGAGATGTGTTTGGCTTTATGATCCCGCGACCAATAAAAATTGGATCTTTGCGATGTTTGAGGCTCATGCAAGACTTAGAATGACATACCACAAGTTTTCTTGAGCACTTCAAACACATTAGTAATATAAAATCCCGTCTCTTGCGTTGCTCTAAAACTCAtagtagttaagttgcctttttaGTCCATCCAGATTCCTTCACTTTCCATCATCTTTTACCTTGGAACTCTTTCTAATCCAAACATTACCATGTGACCCTCAAAGAACTGCTTAACGCATACCCTCAATAACTCATGCAGAACTGTCCACACACCTGTCCTACATCACTTTGATACTCAAGCTACCTTTTACATGACCAAATCCACGGCCCATTGAATTCAGCAGCATCTCCACCAGTAGCATACTGCCATAGCTTCATCCATACTATTTGtagtttgttttttctttttctttttttttgttgtctaactttgtgtttttttttttaatatcaaaattgtcATCCACTGATTCAAATCAATTATTTGCCTGATCCAATCCAATCTCAATCCCCAAATCAATTTCAACTTTTAAAACATTCACTCCAACTTTGTTGTACAAAATTCTATTGGTAAATTACAATTTACCACTAAGCAACAAGTAAAGAGCTCTGATGGCAATTCTGTGAACAAATTATTAAGAGGGACATCCTAGCAATTGCTATATTCATGTTAACAAAGGAATACAATTCAATTTTATGTGATTACCTCTTTTAGTTCCTCACTCAAGATCATGCTTGTTATGGTCTTAATTTAAACGATATTTAATAGTGTGGTTTCTTATGTGCTACATTCATTGGAATAACTATATTGTAACAGATAGAAATTACCTAACAGTTCAAAGTAATAGAACTTTAGTTGTTGGCTTCCTTTTCGTTGTCTGTTAATGAAATAATGGTTTTATCCGTTGTAAAGTTGACAAACAAATTAGCTACTCTTGAGCTGTGAGCCACTTTCTTTAAGTATGTTATGAACTTTTATTTCTTCTCGTTCTTGTCAATTTTCATCATCCAATTTATTCGCATTGTGCTGATTTACTATGTGTTTCTTAAGCAACATCTGGAGTGGTATGGGATCCCATTGTCAGATAAATTTTTTGGTATGGCTGGCACTGGTGATCGACTGCTTCTTAGAGAAAAGTCAGATCTTTGTTTCATAAAAGAGAATCAACAGTTGCTTTGTGCATTTGCATATAGCTGAAATGGAGGAGAGGAAGCCTAACGAACTAGATTTGTTTGATTAGATCAGATACAGATCTGACAGATTGTTTGGTATATGCTCAGGCACTGCAGCATCAACAAAGGTACGAAAGAGAATCGATTCTAGCCCAGATTGATCATAGTCGAACTATATTGCTCAGCAAACTCAAGGAGTACAAAGGGGACGAGCTGGAAGCAATTCACGAAGTTGCAGCTTTTGCCGGCGAAGCAGTAGAACATGCCGAAGGCCTGGTCCTGCCCCCCTATCCCACCCACCTTCCTGACTTGTTCATATTGGATGACATTGGTGCCAGTTCACACTGCATGTGGAAGAGTAAGAGTAAACCCTCTTGCAATGGACCGACAGCTAACACGAAGCATCAAGGCAAGGGAGCTGCAGCTGCAACTGATAAGAACCAGGGCAGCAGGTCATCAAATGGAAtcagacatgtcattggtttggtTGTTAAATCAGCGATAACATTTGTTAGTGTGATGTCTATACTAAGTTTCGCCGGTTATCAGCCAGTGCTCAAGAAAAGACCCCAGGGCATCCTGCTGTTTGGTGGGCAAGCACCCAGAGGGAGGCAGGTCACGGTTCAGTGCCCGCAAGAGAAGTTTATGGTCGTCGAAGATGGCAAAGTACGGTGTTTCGTGAAAGAGCGAGTTGAGGTTCCATTTGAGTCAGATGTTACAAGTCC
The DNA window shown above is from Musa acuminata AAA Group cultivar baxijiao chromosome BXJ2-4, Cavendish_Baxijiao_AAA, whole genome shotgun sequence and carries:
- the LOC135611311 gene encoding plastid division protein PDV2-like — encoded protein: MEGEEIGLVLARASELRSKIIGCIGGNRAGGRAATQGEEGEEEEAGSLVGIRDALDSLERHLAALQALQHQQRYERESILAQIDHSRTILLSKLKEYKGDELEAIHEVAAFAGEAVEHAEGLVLPPYPTHLPDLFILDDIGASSHCMWKSKSKPSCNGPTANTKHQGKGAAAATDKNQGSRSSNGIRHVIGLVVKSAITFVSVMSILSFAGYQPVLKKRPQGILLFGGQAPRGRQVTVQCPQEKFMVVEDGKVRCFVKERVEVPFESDVTSPNIRYGFG